The Vicia villosa cultivar HV-30 ecotype Madison, WI linkage group LG1, Vvil1.0, whole genome shotgun sequence genome includes a region encoding these proteins:
- the LOC131614200 gene encoding probable histone H2B.3, protein MAPKGEKKPAVKKPAEKSPVEKPKAEKKIPKDASSTDKKKKRNKKSVETYKIYIFKVLKQVHPDIGISSKAMGIMNSFINDIFEKLAQESSRLARYNKKHTISSREIQTAVRLVLPGELAKHAVSEGTKSVTKFTSSD, encoded by the coding sequence ATGGCACCCAAGGGAGAGAAGAAACCAGCAGTGAAGAAGCCCGCAGAGAAGTCACCAGTTGAGAAACCCAAGGCGGAGAAAAAGATCCCAAAGGATGCATCCTCCACcgacaagaagaagaagagaaacaagAAGAGTGTTGAAACCTACAAGATATACATCTTCAAGGTTCTCAAGCAAGTTCATCCTGACATCGGAATCTCCAGCAAGGCTATGGGAATCATGAACAGCTTCATCAACGACATCTTCGAGAAGCTTGCTCAAGAGTCATCTAGACTCGCTCGATACAACAAGAAACATACCATCTCATCCCGGGAGATTCAGACCGCTGTTCGTCTTGTTCTTCCTGGTGAGCTTGCGAAGCACGCCGTTTCTGAGGGAACCAAATCTGTCACCAAGTTCACCAGCTCTGATtag